One genomic segment of Lampris incognitus isolate fLamInc1 chromosome 2, fLamInc1.hap2, whole genome shotgun sequence includes these proteins:
- the mbd6 gene encoding proline-rich protein 36, whose product MGFTLQQYMSPIGWQRRVEDGRVIYVSPSSTTLSSLDEVKTYLLTDGTCKCGLECPLVIHKVFNFSMGVEVEQYSQPIGKAEQDMTKLCNHRRKVVAMAALCRSMQASQLPFTTPHHAEVNSGAVDNGDPKRMRVEREDEDRSTYQPKPHLIPTRPHNNLHPTPCASPKTSSQLIYPFNGSSPIAHTSTNSHHPLDALRRLQHPAHPLPASANTTSNNSPFPVYSTAQRSPRTPTPQNLSQGQRSTPKTPETPGSPRLVPLSSPPPSSPMTLGGGGRTAQAHGHPHGVIVAGSPLSPSPSPSPSVSSMNCVSPHQRSRNPSASSSSLSEQGGGAVITSGDGGHVGSNISQRRKSTSSSPHSPLPGASPNPGLHFPKYKLEDILEQFKNSGNSSTNNHHFLLNPSNPTQLTNQSSSHPHVFSLSLDKVGNLKASKAMVGPPTSVGPPGFGLNVAGPSSLPLGPFLHHHSHQGRPPHPASFPASSLLSAAAKAQLASQMTQGQSVTLGSNPVSLASPLEVWKETQQQSSKVTNSTLHNSHPPPSSIATTRPPPPHPSLAAASSLLLPPTHPLAQSLVTSSHHLHPTTERSASHRKRQRRSPTVLSMLRETQQLANGPRKSPPRDIVSAAIINLSSSSSSFPSSLHSCSTSAAQNHNAMVSESQYHQPLPGQMPRPSVARQTLPLSGHSRQNEALDFTTGLAASTGTSPGLDPPTQPLSALLHLLSVQNAQGSAFSSTSVQPGSLSAGGGGGANRQSPRSSPSSLATHSSIRPLQTPSPCCNTTASNTTPLPSTPQPISPSSAHSSQPRSVQSPSQPQPTKSSPMQRLSPSATVPLSLRSTPSHSPSPAHTEEFRSTRNHILPIDSVSQAPLQEALPQIITATEMGGSSMTATVDLSHSQGSVALATSTSPKPLDLSNHVLALLAASSTAPAQGEGSCSDRATGSTGTTESLDVDLQVSMTPKLPGANTPAPGPDHVSPLCGNPSPTTPSAVEDTSTPVPLAEAFPLMNQEQLLQLLSTTGGLPSLLDPAILASLPLAGLWFGGQQGQMPSAPPTPQPPQNLTEQQQPEQQQQLLIQQQETHQHNQDQQSKQQINNSPLFPLLPSLVGAQAELPLNLLGLLNPLPPPAASAATLGHEAELGLAEKPGLQALLMASLLLGQQQATMLPLSGLGQLSHLSLEMPLQQPQQIPATIESVPLDKGSGLLDPSPFPGPGLLEVLQGLLPPPPPPSEGSLQALHSLLLPAHLPPPPAAFLPLSPALLTAALGSAELHPPPPTQLAPAQQTQHTPPQVTNDPGVDTLIPFPLQGKDNSILQQLLPTLLNPTVLGDLSGLAGLHSMVGLGAGPLLLPPVQASALGMPLLQGPDGAINLLNNIQLNIAPPPEDDKPIPLQETQSPTTQEDIPANQLAPEVVPSPAPAPAPAHATTPTPAPVPDPPTTPQRGSEGRSVSNGGVIDPYTSFMDTIYTSFLQVSAKEQEEGAQSGPTDPTSPFCALPPVSFPGEHPTPSNPLPMLPHASAPVSLSPRRACSLRNPDLSRLNLEAAAHSPAQGTPKPSEDGSASPTQRKRVMAEGHTHPEPPLPPIYLEEAKTDCAGPAAAVCPYVEAGVERQGDLPQAGGYLSPRNGGNGRPKEETAEVLLHSEQARDQAGSTTGARRGRKRKQTLQNVLEDFRDMDATALEETKPTAVLLKPERSVRGRRRRGARSQRQ is encoded by the exons ATGgggttcacactgcagcaatACATGTCCCCCATTGGCTggcagaggagggtggaggaCGGGCGGGTTATCTATGTCAG TCCCAGCAGCACTACCCTGTCCTCTCTGGATGAAGTCAAGACCTATCTGTTGACAGATGGCACCTGCAAATGTGGCCTGGAATGTCCACTTGTCATACACAAG GTGTTCAACTTCAGCATGGGTgtggaggtggagcagtacaGCCAGCCAATAGGCAAAGCAGAGCAGGACATGACCAAACTGTGTAACCACCGCAGGAAAGTGGTCGCCATGGCAGCACTGTGTCGCAGTATGCAGGCCTCACAGCTGCCCTTCACCACCCCTCACCATGCAG AGGTCAATAGTGGTGCAGTGGACAACGGTGATCCAAAGAGGATGCGAGTGGAGCGCGAGGATGAGGACCGCAGCACTTACCAGCCCAAACCCCACTTGATTCCCACCCGACCCCAcaacaacctccacccaacccccTGCGCAAGCCCCAAAACCTCCTCTCAACTCATTTACCCTTTCAATGGTTCCTCCCCTATCGCACATACTAGTACCAACTCTCACCATCCTCTTGATGCTTTGAGACGGCTACAGCATCCTGCTCACCCTCTCCCTGCCTCTGCCAACACCACCTCTAACAACTCCCCGTTCCCAGTGTACAGCACTGCCCAGAGGTCACCCCGCACCCCAACACCTCAGAACCTCAGCCAAGGTCAAAGGTCAACTCCAAAAACCCCAGAGACTCCTGGTTCACCCCGGTTGGTGCCCCTCTCCtcaccccccccttcctctcccaTGACTCTGGGCGGAGGAGGAAGAACAGCACAGGCCCACGGTCATCCTCATGGTGTCATTGTTGCAGGGtccccactctctccctccccctctccctcacctTCTGTCAGCAGCATGAACTGTGTTTCTCCTCATCAGAGGTCCCGTAatccctccgcctcctcctcttctctgtctGAACAGGGAGGAGGTGCAGTAATCACATCAGGAGACGGAGGACACGTCGGAAGTAATATCTCTCAGCGTAGGAAATCCACTTCCTCCTCGCCACACTCCCCTCTCCCCGGCGCCTCCCCTAACCCTGGCCTCCATTTCCCAAAGTACAAGCTGGAGGACATTTTGGAGCAGTTTAAGAACTCAggcaacagcagcactaacaaCCATCACTTCCTCCTAAATCCCAGTAACCCCACCCAACTGACCAACCAAAGCAGTAGCCACCCGCACGTCTTCTCCCTTTCTCTCGATAAAGTTGGGAACTTGAAGGCCTCAAAGGCCATGGTGGGACCACCGACCAGCGTGGGACCTCCGGGATTCGGGCTGAATGTTGCAGGGCCTTCCAGTCTACCTTTGGGTCCATTTCTCCACCACCACAGTCACCAGGGCAggcccccacatccggcttccttccCTGCCAGCAGCCTACTCTCTGCAGCTGCCAAGGCCCAGCTGGCCAGCCAAATGACCCAGGGCCAGAGTGTAACTTTGGGCAGCAACCCAGTCAGCTTGGCCTCTCCACTGGAGGTTTGGAAAGAGACGCAGCAGCAGTCATCGAAGGTAACAAACAGCACTTTACACAACAGCCACCCTCCTCCGTCCTCCATCGCTACCACCAGGCCACCTCCTCCCCATCCCTCCCTTGCAGcggcctcctccctcctcctccctccaacCCACCCCCTGGCCCAGTCCTTAGTCACCTCCTCGCACCACCTCCACCCTACAACAGAGCGCAGTGCCTCACATAGGAAGCGTCAGCGGCGGTCTCCCACAGTACTTAGCATGCTGAGAGAGACTCAGCAGTTGGCCAACGGGCCTCGGAAGTCTCCACCAAGAGACATTGTCTCTGCTGCCATCATCAacctttcctcctcttcttcatctttcCCTTCCTCCTTGCACTCCTGTTCTACCTCAGCCGCGCAGAATCATAACGCTATGGTCTCCGAGAGCCAATACCACCAACCCCTGCCCGGGCAGATGCCCAGGCCCTCTGTTGCCCGGCAGACGCTGCCCCTATCTGGGCATTCCAGACAGAATGAGGCCCTGGATTTCACTACAGGCCTGGCTGCCTCCACAGGGACCTCTCCGGGCCTGGACCCTCCAACCCAGCCCCTGTCAGCTTTGTTGCACCTCCTCAGTGTCCAAAATGCCCAGGGCTCAGCATTCAGCTCTACTTCAGTGCAGCCGGGCTCTCTGTCAGCAGGTGGAGGGGGAGGCGCTAACCGTCAGAGCCCCAGATCATCGCCTTCCTCCCTAGCTACTCACTCCAGTATCAGGCCCCTCCAGACTCCATCTCCATGCTGTAACACTACTGCAAGTAACACTACTCCTCTTCCCTCAACACCACAGCCAATCTCCCCTTCTTCTGCCCACTCCTCTCAGCCCAGATCAGTGCAGTCTCCCTCACAGCCCCAGCCAACCAAATCCAGCCCTATGCAGAGACTTTCCCCTTCTGCTACAGTCCCGCTCAGCCTCAGAAGTACCCCCTCTCACTCCCCTTCCCCGGCCCACACAGAGGAATTCCGGTCAACTCGGAATCACATTCTCCCAATAGACTCCGTTTCCCAAGCGCCCTTGCAGGAAGCCTTGCCCCAAATCATCACAGCAACCGAGATGGGCGGCAGTAGCATGACGGCCACGGTGGACCTGAGTCATTCTCAAGGCAGTGTTGCTCTGGCGACATCCACCTCCCCAAAACCTCTGGATCTTAGCAACCACGTCCTTGCCCTGCTGGCAGCATCTTCAACTGCGCCGGCCCAGGGGGAAGGTAGCTGCTCAGACCGTGCCACTGGCAGTACAG GGACTACAGAGTCTTTAGATGTAGACCTCCAGGTTTCCATGACGCCCAAACTCCCAGGAGCTAACACCCCTGCACCTGGCCCAGACCATGTCTCCCCTCTCTGTGGCAACCCCAGTcccaccaccccctctgctgtgGAGGACACCTCTACTCCCGTTCCCTTGGCCGAGGCATTTCCTCTAATGAACCAAGAGCAGCTTCTCCAGCTCCTTTCAACCACAGGAGGTCTCCCCTCCCTTCTGGACCCAGCAATCTTGGCTTCACTACCCCTAGCCGGGTTATGGTTTGGCGGGCAACAGGGACAGATGCCCTCTGCCCCACCCACACCACAACCTCCACAGAATCTCACAGAGCAACAACAGCCAGAACAACAGCAGCAGTTACTGATCCAGCAGCaagaaacacatcaacacaaccagGATCAACAGTCGAAACAACAGATAAACAACAGTCCTCTGTTCCCATTGTTGCCCTCATTGGTTGGCGCTCAGGCAGAGTTGCCTCTGAATCTGCTGGGTCTGCTGAACCCGCTGCCGCCCCCTGCTGCCTCAGCCGCTACCCTGGGACATGAGGCCGAACTTGGGCTTGCAGAAAAACCTGGCCTCCAGGCTCTACTCATGGCATCCTTGCTGCTAGGGCAACAGCAGGCCACTATGTTACCTCTGTCAGGGCTGGGTCAGCTAAGCCATCTTAGTTTGGAGATGCCcctacaacaaccacaacagattCCGGCCACAATAGAGAGCGTTCCTCTGGATAAGGGGTCTGGCCTTCTGGATCCATCACCGTTTCCTGGTCCTGGACTCTTGGAGGTCCTCCAGGGGCTTCTaccccctcctccacccccatCTGAGGGCTCCCTCCAGGCCCTGCACTCCCTGCTCCTCCCTGCACATCTTCCTCCTCCCCCTGCAGCCTTCCTCCCCCTCAGCCCTGCCCTGCTGACCGCTGCCCTGGGCTCTGCCGAGCTCcacccacctccccccacccAGCTAGCTCCCGCACAGCAAACCCAACATACCCCACCTCAG gtGACCAATGACCCTGGTGTGGACACACTCATCCCATTTCCTCTTCAGGGCAAGGACAATTCCATCCTCCAACAGTTGCTGCCCACATTGCTTAACCCTACTGTATTAG gAGATCTGTCTGGCCTCGCAGGTCTTCATAGCATGGTGGGGCTGGGAGCTGGGCCTCTCCTTCTCCCCCCAGTTCAGGCTTCAGCTCTGGGAATGCCTCTGCTCCAGGGTCCTGATGGAGCCATCAACTTGCTCAACAACATACAG ttgaACATTGCGCCTCCCCCAGAGGACGATAAGCCAATCCCGTTGCAAGAAACACAGAGCCCCACCACACAGGAAGACATTCCGGCCAATCAGTTAGCTCCAGAGGTAGTCCccagccctgcccctgcaccagcCCCCGCCCATGCCACTACACCTACACCTGCCCCTGTCCCAGACCCACCCACAACCCCACAACGAGGATCTGAGGGCAGGTCTGTTAGTAACGGAGGGGTAATTGATCCGTACACCTCTTTCATGGACACAATTTATACCTCCTTCCTCCAGGTCAGTGCTAAAGAGCAGGAAGAAGGGGCCCAGTCTGGGCCAACGGACCCCACCTCACCCTTCTGTGCCTTACCCCCTGTCTCCTTCCCAGGGGAGCACCCTACTCCGTCAAACCCTCTCCCTATGCTCCCCCATGCGAGTGCCCCGGTCTCCCTGAGCCCGCGTCGGGCTTGCTCCCTCCGCAACCCTGATTTGTCCAGACTGAACCTGGAAGCGGCGGCCCACTCCCCAGCCCAGGGGACCCCCAAACCTAGTGAGGATGGCTCAGCATCACCCACACAGAGAAAACGGGTCATGGCTGAAGGACACACCCACCCAGAGCCTCCACTGCCACCCATATACCTAGAGGAAGCTAAGACAGACTGTGCAGGACCCGCTGCGGCTGTTTGCCCCTATGTTGAAGCAGGGGTAGAAAGGCAAGGGGATCTGCCCCAGGCTGGGGGGTACCTCAGCCCTAGGAATGGAGGGAATGGGAGGCCCAAGGAGGAGACTGCTGAAGTGCTGTTGCACTCTGAACAGGCCAGG